The genomic segment CTTTTTTTCCAAATTGCAAGATTCAAAGATTTTCTTGTCTTGAATGATAACTAATTAACAGATGATTCTACAGGTAGATCATGGCAGGCACGATATGCTGCGTCACCTTTGTTCATTCCATCCCTGATAGCTTTTGCCATTATCTTTATAATCTTTTTACTGTGCCTGGCGAAAAGGGTAGACAGAATCGAGGTAAATTCCAACTTCTTGACGTTGGAGCAGCCACCGCATTCTGCCTCAGCCACAACTTCAGCACCACGACAAGGAGGAATGGACGACTCCGAAATTAATATCTGCACAGAAATGATAGTTCTACGTGAAAGCAGAACAAATCCAGGGCCTGATTCTCATGCCTGTCCAATATgcctcgagttgtatcttcctgAAGATGTTGTAAGGAGGATAGCAAAATGTGAGCATTGTTTCCATTCTCACTGCGTTGAATTGTGGTTGAGAAAAAACATTACCTGTCCTGTTTGCAGAACAGCCCTTCCTGATGTTAAATcatgataataaaaaaaaatagtttttgataatttattttattattttctttctcatttgaagaataattttgaattgatttttACACGAGAgatgaaaaaatttaatttctatCTGACAGTTAGTGGTCATGACATGATATATGCGTTTTGTTAGCTTCAGTTAACTTTAACTTCAAAAGGAATTGGAAATATAAGAGGAAATGCATCTTGAGCTTTATCTAGAAATGATAGTTGCTCATTGATTCTACTTGAAACCTCAGTTGGAGTTTTCCTTCTGTTTTATCATTTCTCCAAACCTTTTTTTTCCTGTACGAGTCAAGGTGGGTTTTTGTCTCATGTCAATAGTCTACCACCAatgtttttaataatataacGTAGAACACTCATTTGTCTTATGTTTCTTGATTTAAGAATTCAGACAATGGGACAACTCAACATATTTTAGGGACAAAATCAAATTATGCTTTGAAACTATTAAGAGTTGGAATATGTCTGAAGCGCACATATTTTGCAGGCCTGTGTGTGGGATTAATGCGTAAGCCACACATTCATATAGTAAAAACAAACACTTGATATATGAAACAACAGCATTTCTTTATTCCGTGGAAAATAGTTAACtactttatttaaatattttcttaaaaaaccAAAATCtaattttgattatatattatattatatttcaagaaatgccaGCAACAaactataaataaattatttatagaAGAAGTAACATGTAGTCAGCGTTAGGCAGACGGTTAACGAAGAGACTGATACATTTGGTCACCAAGAATCTTGAAAGTTTTGAGCAAAAAGTTTTATTACGGATTTACAATAAGATGGCAATTGCAATCCTTAATTACGACCAGACGTTCTTTTCCTCGATTCCATGTCGATAGTATTTACGATATTTGTTGTAGGAAAATTGACACAGGGTATTGATGGCGGAAGGCGTAGGAAGGCAAAGATGGGAAGCCATCAATTGGCCCAGTTTATAGAAATGTGCTAGCTAAAGATGGATTCATTCCACTCCCTCAAGAACTTGATTGTTGTTGGGACATTTTCTGTTAAGGAAATTGTAatctttttcttgaatttttcgGCTAATACTTTcttgaaaatagaaaaaagaaaagataattTCCAAATATGAAACAAATAGAAGAAGATTTCTTACGTGCTTTCTCACCGTTCTTGCTTGATATCCAAACATGCCGTGTTTGATGACTCTGCTACTTAGCTTGCACTGTAATCCGTTTTCATGGATTCGTCAGTTCATAACCAATGGCCACCTATGAGTGTAAATGGTTTGCAAGCAGATGTTTGGATGTGTTGGAAAATAGAAGCAGAAGAACTGAAAGAGTACAGATGAATCTGGAGGAAATCCACTTTTATTGAATCACAAATTTGGCTATTATATAGTCTTACAGAGCAAATAGAAATAACTGAACAAACGTGAAGAAATAATCCttttaaataatcattttttcCACACATATGATTGCTGCATCCAGAGTCAAGAAACCACGTATCTTTCTTCTCTGTTGGTGTTTAAATGTTATTTGTATTGGTAGTTTAGTtagatttaaaaaattcaaccCGATCAAATCTTCATGAGGCAGCGGTGACCGCTCAATCAACTTATGTACCAGATCAGAACATTAGAAAGTAGAGTGTATAAACATCAATTTTCCATACGAGGCGACTtccaataaattattattagaaTCAAAGGAAAATACAACACGATAAGATTTTCATTTTACAGGATAGTGTGCTAATATATTAGCTGGATGCCCAATATAGATAATACATAGCCAATATTTCTTATTTTAGTTATTATTATTGTGCATCGCCTCAATCTAAGACTAAATTTAAAACAAAGCTTCATGGAGATAGATGTATGTTTTCTTCTCATATTAGGCTAGGATTTATCTTCATCCGATGGTAGGCATTGCCCCGGGATAGAATCGGAATCAACGAAGAACTCCTCGACTGAAAGAAGCCCAGAACAAGTGAGGAAAGAAACATTATTTCCGGAAATATTCAAAAACACAAGCAATTAGTGGGCAGAAGATATAAGAGAAGCATTACCTATATCCTCTTGTTCCGGAGAATCAAGCAGAATATCTGAATCAGAAGGCAAAAATGGTGATCCGGGATAATTTCCGAGAGCTCCCAAGtctgcaatatatatatatggtaggAAGTTTCAAGAAAATACGACGGGCTCTGCAGTTAGGAAGTTTCAAGAAAAATATGTAGTTTGCCATTTATAGCAGGTATATAAAGCAGCCCTGGCTTGGGTGGTTTTTCGTTAATGTGCATTGCGATATATGAGCCTCAAAACTTGTTCCAAACGGTACGagaataaaattatgaagaTGTAAATGGTTTGGTTAGATTAGAATTACCTCCCAAGTTTGATAAATCTGCAGTTAGGTCCGAAAGGCTAAAATTCCATGGAATCTGAGCCAAGGATCTGAGCGAATCTCTGGAATTCCCAGCTCCATTATCTTGGGAAAGATGCAGTCCCACTGAATTAGCCACATCTGTCGTGAAAGCCGTATCAAGGGCTGAAGTATCCACGGCCATACCTGATATTTCCGATGCAGTAAAGGGAAAATGGCTACTTGATGCCACTGAAGTGGGGCTAGCAGGCAAATCTGACATGGATGAGATACCGTTGTTTGGTGGCATAACGGGTGATACATCAGCTGCAGTATTGTCAATCGCCATACTGCAACGAAAATTCATCCATATGCGCAAAGATCTGGTTAGATAATTAGTGAAAGGTATAATCCAAAATAACAACAGTATCAAAAGTTAATTTTGTCTGATCCTAAATTTTTTCTCTCCCTTCAAGTTTAAAAGTTACAATCACAAATAAGTCTCCCCCATACATGGCAGCTACCATTTGGACACTCACGAAGATGAAAACATATTTCTACCAATGAACaccaaaaataaacatataaaaggcaacaaaagaaaaaacaagTATATTATTGAAAGTGGGTCGAGGAAATAGGTGGACTCACTCGTGGCTGTCAAATTTCTcttcaagataaaaaaaattaacagaaAAATAGAGTTCAGGATGACCGAGTAAAAGATAATCCTCACTCATTTCCAGAATTCATCCGCATCGGAATATAATTTCCTGGAGCTGGAATTCCATTGACAACGTGACAGTTGGGTGTGGGAAAGCCCATGTGATCAATACGAGGTTGCCCTGTAGCAGGAACTGGAGGCTGCATGACCGGGTATCCCATAGGTAAGTTGTTGACTGCACTGCAAAGAAGTGccattgaatattgatgataatataaaaataaatattacaaaATCAAATAAGATCATGTAAACATTTGGACAAGCATTTTCATGGCCGTTTTCACTCAGCTTCTTTCTTTAATTCAAAGAGAGAGAATTCAACTAcagaatattttaaaattcttgcCACCAATACTTGGAAGGATTACTGAGAAGCTTGATTCTAGACACACATGAACTAGAGAACAGAAAATTTTACACTTAAATAAAGCACTAAAAGGTGAATCTAACCGGGCATTGAATGGATTCCATTCTGCATTGGATGAATTCCATTCTGCGCAGGAGCCAAGGGAACCTTAGGAGGCACTTGATACCTCATCAGATGATACTGATGCTCAAGCAAGTGGTTAAAAGAGATGATTTGCTTCTTTAATTTCAGCCTTATATAGTAGACCCGGAAAAAATCGGCATTTTCTTCTTCTAGTTTCTGCCATACTATTTATTTGTGGAATTAACGGAATAATACATAAAGAGTAAAAATACTGACAACATCCTTTCAtgatacatgtcaaaatcatCATGCGTCATCAAGGGTTTCTTTCACCACTGAAAGACACATACCTAAAGAAGTGAATCCAGGATCTATCCGGGCGCGATTCAGCAAGGTCTTTATCACCTCATCTCTATTCATATATAACTGGAGACATCGTTCTATCAAATTCTGAACCTGTAGTAGAtagattaaatcaattaaatacaTCATCACAGCATGAAATTTGTTACATAAAACATAAAGAAAATGGgttgaaaaaattataattggcttACAAGTTCAATGTCCTCACGGGACACTTTTCTCTTGTCATTGCTTGATACTGAAACCGAGGCTGAGTCTCCTACAGGAGTCTCGGTGGCATTGTTTGGACGTTCACTTTCTCTATCATTTAAAACAAGATTAGCAGGCTTTATGTCCTGAGTGTTTGGTGGATCCTGTATAAGGTTCTTTGAGTCAGTCAAAAGAAAAAGGCAGACTAAACATTCATAATCGGAATTAAAAAATTGCTTAACGTGTTTCCATATTATACACAGTTAACTCCATAGCTAACCTTTCTTGATGCAAGATCTACATTTATAGGCAATTTATGCTTTAAACAACCATTTTGTATTCAATATTTGCCTGGTTATTAGACTACGAGAAGAAAACTGAATCACATGGTAAAAACAATATTCATTTGCTACGAATAACAAAATGGGAAATGGATGTGCCAtcacaaaaaagaaaaaaaacaaagaatgaaagaaacAACTGTTGACATTAACCAGTTTTAACTAAATATATACAATAAACCTTTGCATCTCAattattttctttcttctttccatGATGATATCGAGAATAAATGGTAAGTTTTCCCAATGTAAAATATATGCTGCAATTTTTAGGAAGAATATACAAAAAGATAATGAGTATCATATCTGACAGTTTTAAACCAGAAATCAATAAGAAAATTTCAATTCTAGCAAAACTGAGGTTATCTCCCCCAAAAAAGAATCGACTTCAACTATATTTAGGAAAAGATAATGTTATCCATTAGAAAACTTAAAGGAGGTTTCAAATGTAAGAGTAACCTGTGTGCTCTTCATTTTATCTAAAAGCCAGTTGATAATGGCTCTCCATGAAGCTTTTGTATCTCTCAAGGATATTTAATTTTACCAACTGTAAACCGAAGCACTTCTTCACCTGAAAGAAATAATGTGTTGCTAAAACTGTATTAAGATGGGACTACAAGTACACATCTAAGGATGGGTGAGTGAATATTCGTATTATATCATGGAATTTATTTGAAACGTTAATGTTTTTTGTTTCGGAGGATTGAGGACACATATTTCATTAGCCAAAACCAATCATATGACAAATCAACGGTGTTGAGCATAAATTTGGCATCAAAATGATATCCATTTTACAAATATTTCAAAGAAATAATGCATATCacaaccaaaaaaaaatatccaataGGAAAATATCATCACCTAGGAAAATAATGCATATCACAACCAAAAATCAATATCCAGTAGGCAAATATCATCACCTAGGAAATCGACCAATCAATTATTGTAATAGTGATATCAAGTAGTGCATAGCTGTGAAACACATGCTACTGGTCATCTAGGTGCTAAGCTGTGTTAAGCATATGTAATCCATGATGACAAAGAGAGTCGAAGGATCTTGGTTTCCAATCTCTAGAAGATGTTTGAGTTATTTTCAGCACACATAAACCACTTGTGACGTTGAGGATGGACattgttgaaaaaaaattagtgtTGACTGAAGGTGGCCATTAGTCCATTTTCCTAATCTACCACCAACTATGTTGTTCTATTAATTAAAAAACCTTGATTTTATCATATCTATCAATCTATTCTAGAGGCTCCATTACATATCCTTGTGTATCATCAAAAGCTGGTAATTTCCCAAAATGGTTGTCAAAAAAGACAAGGAGTAATAATGCATATCAGTGTGTATCAAAAACTGGTCATTTCCCACCAACATAAAATGATTGTCAAAAAAGATGAGGAATACAAACTATAGCAGCCTCGTTCAAGTGGAGGTAATTTTTAACCGCAAGTATAGGATTCTAATTATTATTCTTTTTCCACGCTAAACACTACAGACTCTTCAATATTGATCTAAGTAAGCCACCATAAGGCATGAGATAGTCATTCTTTTTAACCCTCAAATTCAAGGGTATCCGATGATACATGTTCCCCAGCAAACTCAAGGAAGTCCAAAGTCGCCATCAAGTACTGCGATACGAATTCAATAATTTCCTTTCACAAGGATACTACTTATTGTCTTAGCAAAAAATCCATGTGATCGCCACATTTCCTTCGAGTTTCAAATCGAAATACTCGGGAACTTAATTCATCACAAGAAATAATGTCTGGTAAACCCATTCAGAAAGAGATTGC from the Primulina tabacum isolate GXHZ01 chromosome 8, ASM2559414v2, whole genome shotgun sequence genome contains:
- the LOC142553015 gene encoding uncharacterized protein LOC142553015 isoform X3, whose protein sequence is MKSTQDPPNTQDIKPANLVLNDRESERPNNATETPVGDSASVSVSSNDKRKVSREDIELVQNLIERCLQLYMNRDEVIKTLLNRARIDPGFTSLVNNLPMGYPVMQPPVPATGQPRIDHMGFPTPNCHVVNGIPAPGNYIPMRMNSGNDMAIDNTAADVSPVMPPNNGISSMSDLPASPTSVASSSHFPFTASEISGMAVDTSALDTAFTTDVANSVGLHLSQDNGAGNSRDSLRSLAQIPWNFSLSDLTADLSNLGDLGALGNYPGSPFLPSDSDILLDSPEQEDIVEEFFVDSDSIPGQCLPSDEDKS
- the LOC142553015 gene encoding uncharacterized protein LOC142553015 isoform X2 gives rise to the protein MKSTQDPPNTQDIKPANLVLNDRESERPNNATETPVGDSASVSVSSNDKRKVSREDIELVQNLIERCLQLYMNRDEVIKTLLNRARIDPGFTSLVWQKLEEENADFFRVYYIRLKLKKQIISFNHLLEHQYHLMRYQVPPKVPLAPAQNGIHPMQNGIHSMPVNNLPMGYPVMQPPVPATGQPRIDHMGFPTPNCHVVNGIPAPGNYIPMRMNSGNDMAIDNTAADVSPVMPPNNGISSMSDLPASPTSVASSSHFPFTASEISDNGAGNSRDSLRSLAQIPWNFSLSDLTADLSNLGDLGALGNYPGSPFLPSDSDILLDSPEQEDIVEEFFVDSDSIPGQCLPSDEDKS
- the LOC142553015 gene encoding uncharacterized protein LOC142553015 isoform X1; amino-acid sequence: MKSTQDPPNTQDIKPANLVLNDRESERPNNATETPVGDSASVSVSSNDKRKVSREDIELVQNLIERCLQLYMNRDEVIKTLLNRARIDPGFTSLVWQKLEEENADFFRVYYIRLKLKKQIISFNHLLEHQYHLMRYQVPPKVPLAPAQNGIHPMQNGIHSMPVNNLPMGYPVMQPPVPATGQPRIDHMGFPTPNCHVVNGIPAPGNYIPMRMNSGNDMAIDNTAADVSPVMPPNNGISSMSDLPASPTSVASSSHFPFTASEISGMAVDTSALDTAFTTDVANSVGLHLSQDNGAGNSRDSLRSLAQIPWNFSLSDLTADLSNLGDLGALGNYPGSPFLPSDSDILLDSPEQEDIVEEFFVDSDSIPGQCLPSDEDKS